A stretch of DNA from Solea solea chromosome 11, fSolSol10.1, whole genome shotgun sequence:
gttaccAAGTCACCCATTATGAAAGGAAGCACAGTTGTGCAACACTCAGGTGTTCTATAAAGGCGGAGTTGAACTTTGCCACAATTGTTTCCCCACTCAAGCCACAGATACATGTTAATTAGTTTATTTTACTTACAATGACCACTTCTCCCATCACAGTCCCCTGAAGCAATGGACATGGACTCATAGCTGCCATAGCCATGTTATAGCTGCCAAATCCTGTCCCTAATGTTGTCAGTAAACCAAGGAACACCAGTGACCTGTAAACAAACAGCAATAAACATCAGTGGTTTCCTTCTTTTCTAGAGATAAGATAAACAAAAACTATGTAAAACTATGTAAACCATGTATGCTCCCtttgataaaataatataataataaaattgtaCCTGTTTTGGAAGAATGTTGCAATGGTGCATGCCATTGGGTTAGCCACTGAAGCCAAAGTAGCAGAGAGGTGAAAGGCAAGGTTCCCATAGGGCATACAGGAGTATGTCTGCACAGACGGCAGCAGGCCGTTGGTGGCGGCATTAATCCACACCACCATAAAATAGATGAAGATCATCTGGTACAAGGAGTGTTCTGGACCATCCAGCAGAGGCCTGCTCTGAGCTGCACCCTCACTCTGGCCTTTCACAGCCTCTCCTTCAGCCTCTACTCCAGGGTTATCCAGGCCAGAGCTGACTGACGCCCCAGTGTCTGACACAAGATTTTCAGTGGACGGCTCGGCTGTTCGAGGGAGCCTGTTTAAAGCGAAAAATGCAGCCAGGCTTATGCACATCATGACCGCTAGGAAGACAAAAAATACCTCTGTGGAAAAGTTTGGAGAGAGATACTCTGTTTGTAAGAACCACACATCCTCGCCCGTGTTATTTCCCACAGTCTGAGAGGAGTTGACACACTTGGCGATGCCCACGCCTTGTGCCAGAGCAATGATGGCAGGAACTAAACCACTTAACCCTTCCCCGATATAAAACGTTGTGATGTAGTTGGCTGGGAGATGCATCATGAAAGGCAGGAAGGTGACCGAAGAGGTGCAATCGACCAACGACAGAAAGAAGGTAAGGATGAAAAAGGCAGTGCTATATGTTCCCCCGGCCACAATCGTAGTCTTGTGCCAGAAGAAGACCAGCATGATGCAGGCCAGGATACCAATGGAGAGGATAGTGTAAATTACAACATTCTCTTTTAGACGACCCGGGCACAGTTTATGCATCAGAGTGACCAGCAGAGGTCCCAAGTTGGCCAGTTGGATGATGACAGTCAGGTATGAGGGGAGATCCCAGCCCTCGGGGAGAGTATTGACGATGAGTGGTAGTTCCACCCACAGGCCATTTACTGCCACCCAAGAGCCCAGACCAAAGGCACAGGCCAGTATATGGATGAGCAGGGCCATTCTGAAATTGGGTGAGTCTGATGAAACCCCCGAAGAAGACTAAACAGTCTGGCCAAATGGATTTGATTCCGCTGTGTGTAGTGCCTACAGAAACAAAAAATTAAGGCAGAagcattattttaacaaaaatgagCAGTGAAGGTTATACCTCAGCTCcctcttgttctttctctccacctctcctctgtccatcatttttcctttcaccccaaccggtcgaggcagatggccgcacatctttgagtctggttctgtcagagattttctTTCTGCTCTATTATATTGTTAAGATTTTagccttactatgtacagtgcttt
This window harbors:
- the slc52a3 gene encoding solute carrier family 52, riboflavin transporter, member 3-A, encoding MALLIHILACAFGLGSWVAVNGLWVELPLIVNTLPEGWDLPSYLTVIIQLANLGPLLVTLMHKLCPGRLKENVVIYTILSIGILACIMLVFFWHKTTIVAGGTYSTAFFILTFFLSLVDCTSSVTFLPFMMHLPANYITTFYIGEGLSGLVPAIIALAQGVGIAKCVNSSQTVGNNTGEDVWFLQTEYLSPNFSTEVFFVFLAVMMCISLAAFFALNRLPRTAEPSTENLVSDTGASVSSGLDNPGVEAEGEAVKGQSEGAAQSRPLLDGPEHSLYQMIFIYFMVVWINAATNGLLPSVQTYSCMPYGNLAFHLSATLASVANPMACTIATFFQNRSLVFLGLLTTLGTGFGSYNMAMAAMSPCPLLQGTVMGEVVIVLSWLLFTGTLSYVKVMVGVILRDRSHSALVWCGAAAQMGSLVGSLTMFPLINVYRLFKPGDFCNTYCP